From Calditerrivibrio sp.:
ACCTGATGTGTGTTTTTAAATACACCATTCAAAGAGAAATCAAGACTGCCAGTAGTTATATAAAGATATACGAGAGCAGGTAAGAAAAATAGTACCGATGTCAAAAGTAGGTACGATAAATATCGCCTTGCCCCTTGAATAGCCTCCTCAGTCTCTTTATGGGCGACAAGGGGGTATGTAGCGAAGGTGATAATTTCATAGAATATATAGAGTGTTAAAAGGTTACCGGAAAAAGCAGCACCTATTGCTGCCGACATGGAGATAGCAAAAAAAGCATAAAACCTTGTCTGTTTCTTTTCATGTCCACCTCTCATGTATCCGATCGAATAAAAAGAAGTAACAATCCATAAAAAAGAGGCCATTAACGCAAAAAAAACTCCAAAACTATCCACCGTTAGTTTAATGGATAAGCCAGGTAAAAACTCTATTATTTTGTATTCTATAATCTTCCCATCTCTGACCATAAAATAGATCGATAAAACTATAAAAAACTTTGTGAAAGCAGCAAATATTGTAAAAGACTCTCTGACATTTACATGTTTATCACTTAATACTATGGGGATAACCGCTAAAGAAGAAACCAAAATAGCATAAATGGGTAGTGGAGAAACAATATATTCTATCATTTCACAAGCTCCATCAACAAGTTAGATGCCTTAGTAAGATATTCCACCACCGGATAAGGATAAACCCCCAAAACAATTGTAATAGCACCCAAGATATAGGTAGGGATAACCATACTGAGGGGCTCCTTAATTTTATCATCTACAATAGCTTTCTTAAAAAAGATTATATCAACAACCCTCCAAAAATAGATAGCGGTAAGCAATGAGCTAACAAGCACAACAGCTACGGCAACAATCTTGTTACTTTCAAATGCTGCCACTATAAGATACCATTTGCTCACAAACCCAGTAGTAGCTGGTACACCTATCATCCCCAAAGCAAATATCAAAAATGCATAGGATGTCAAAGGCATCCTCTTGTAAAGCCCCCTCAAATCACTTATCCTGGTAGTATTTAGGGCATAAAAAATAAGACCCACTACTAAAAAGGAGCCGCCTTTTACAATTGCATGACTAAAAAAATGAAATATTGAGCCTATGATCCCAGTGCCTGAATGCATTGTTGCACCCATTACGATGTAGCCTATCTGCCCAACTGAAGAATATGCAAGCATCATCTTGATATTTTCCTGTCCAATTGCAAGAAATGAACCCACAACAATAGCCACTAGCGATATATAAAAGAGAGTATCCTGTATCGGAAGAACCTCCACATCAAACCTGGTGGTAAATACCGAGTATAAAAATCTCACCAGTACATAAGCCATCACTTTTGTACTTGTGGCCGACATAATAGCACTTATCGTAGATGGTGAATAGGTATATGCACCAGGTAACCAACTGTGAAGAGGAAATAAAGCCATCTTCATACTTAGTCCTACAATGATAAAGGCAGCACCTACCAGAACGATCTTAGAATTGTACATTGGAATAAGCCTTACTTTCATGTCCAGCAAATTAAGTGTACCAGTTGCCATGTAGAGATATCCTACCCCCAACACGAAAAACGAAGCCCCTATCGTCCCTAATATTAGATAGTTAAACCCTGCCTTGTAGGACTCTTTTTTCCCTGCAATAGCTATCAATGCATATGCCGTGATAGATGCTATCTCAGTAAAAACATATATATTAAAAAGGTCCCCTGTTATCGTAATACCAAGAAGCCCTGTTACAAATAGCATCGTAACTGCATAAAAGATATGTTCCTTCTCCTCAGGGATCTCCTTTTGGACAGACTTTGGAAAATAGATACTTGTTACCACAAAAACTATTGCAACAACGAACACACAGAATGCATTTAAGTAGTCTACATAATATTCAATTCCTATTGGAGCAGTCCAGTTACCAAAAAAGTATCTAATAGGTCCCTCTTCATAAACCCTTATCAGTAATTTTAAAGAGAACAGAAATGTCAAGACAGATACTATCTGGTATAAAAACGAAACAACCTTTCTATTTAACATCCCTACCAATACAACCAGCATCGAACTTAAAAGCGGTACCACAACCACAAGGGCAGGTAAATTTAGATTAATATCCATATATCAACTATTGCCACCTTCTTTTTGTTCAATCTCGACTATTTCATCCTCTTCTATGGTTTTATAGTGCTCATTAATTTTTATTATAAGTGAAAGGGCCACCGCTGTTACTGCCACTCCCACAACTATTGCTGTAAGCATCAGAACATGGGGTAATGGATTGTCATATCTTATAACGTTATCAGCATATATAGGAGCTGATCCATCCTTTACTTTTGAAATTGAGATGTAAAAGAGAATTATAGAGGTGGATAATATATTCAAACCAATCACTTTTTTAAAAAGGTTCCCATTTATAATAGTAGTATAAAGACCAATTAACATCAAAATAATGGCTACAAGGTAGTTATACTTGTATACAATAAAGTCAATTATCATCCTTATTCCCCACCTCTAAAAATAGCAACATCATGACACTGGATACCGTTATAAACACACCTATCTCAATCAGTAATAGACCCATCGAATTACCACTTCTTAAGTCAAAACCTGGTATTTTACCGTATTCTAAAAATGTTCCACCGTTTAGCATTGTAATAAATCCTACAGCAGTATAAATCATGACCCCTATGGCAGTCATTGCAATAATCGCCTTCCTACTAATCTTTTTATACAATTCTTCAACCCCATAGACCATAGCATACAAAATCCAACCTGCAGCAAAGATAACCCCACCCTGGAAACCACCGCCAGGACTAAGCTCCCCATGAGCCAGAACGTAGAGCGAAAACATCAAAATAAATGGTACCATTATCCTGGTAGCCATTCTCAAAATGATGTGTTTCTTCATCTCTTCTCCCTACCTATCAGAAGATATACACACAACCCAGCTATGAATATAACTGTAGTTTCCCCATTTGTATCATAACCCCTGTAACTACCTAAAATTGCAGTAACTATGTTTGGTGAACCTGTTTCCCGCAATGTTCTCTCTAAATAATCGGGTATC
This genomic window contains:
- a CDS encoding Na(+)/H(+) antiporter subunit B, with translation MKKHIILRMATRIMVPFILMFSLYVLAHGELSPGGGFQGGVIFAAGWILYAMVYGVEELYKKISRKAIIAMTAIGVMIYTAVGFITMLNGGTFLEYGKIPGFDLRSGNSMGLLLIEIGVFITVSSVMMLLFLEVGNKDDN
- a CDS encoding monovalent cation/H+ antiporter subunit D family protein, with product MDINLNLPALVVVVPLLSSMLVVLVGMLNRKVVSFLYQIVSVLTFLFSLKLLIRVYEEGPIRYFFGNWTAPIGIEYYVDYLNAFCVFVVAIVFVVTSIYFPKSVQKEIPEEKEHIFYAVTMLFVTGLLGITITGDLFNIYVFTEIASITAYALIAIAGKKESYKAGFNYLILGTIGASFFVLGVGYLYMATGTLNLLDMKVRLIPMYNSKIVLVGAAFIIVGLSMKMALFPLHSWLPGAYTYSPSTISAIMSATSTKVMAYVLVRFLYSVFTTRFDVEVLPIQDTLFYISLVAIVVGSFLAIGQENIKMMLAYSSVGQIGYIVMGATMHSGTGIIGSIFHFFSHAIVKGGSFLVVGLIFYALNTTRISDLRGLYKRMPLTSYAFLIFALGMIGVPATTGFVSKWYLIVAAFESNKIVAVAVVLVSSLLTAIYFWRVVDIIFFKKAIVDDKIKEPLSMVIPTYILGAITIVLGVYPYPVVEYLTKASNLLMELVK
- a CDS encoding cation:proton antiporter subunit C, with protein sequence MIIDFIVYKYNYLVAIILMLIGLYTTIINGNLFKKVIGLNILSTSIILFYISISKVKDGSAPIYADNVIRYDNPLPHVLMLTAIVVGVAVTAVALSLIIKINEHYKTIEEDEIVEIEQKEGGNS